The following proteins are encoded in a genomic region of Rhinoraja longicauda isolate Sanriku21f chromosome 14, sRhiLon1.1, whole genome shotgun sequence:
- the LOC144599923 gene encoding exocyst complex component 1-like, producing the protein MTTGRKAMLQENFFGPKGERLVHVLPIQVSEENEDYCLCITVTRDEEVYITFMKITNKGLKEMYMIQEVWYLEDLTLVDGKDANSDNPHLDLHFETICSWEASSTAAKYAFVRSLRKVNKVYLQKDIQFLNFDSDFIQDMNFFGVPEDTMLVVQLCLQAFNCICLLGSL; encoded by the exons ATGACAACCGGACGGAAGGCAATGCTTCAAGAAAATTTCTTTGGTCCAAAGGGAGAACGCTTGGTCCACGTTTTACCAATTCAGGTATCTGAAGAAAATGAAGATTACTGCTTGTGCATTACAG tcACCAGAGACGAGGAGGTGTATATTACTTTTATGAAAATCACAAATAAGGGCCTTAAAGAGATGTACATGATTCAGGAAGTCTGGTACCTGGAAGATCTAACACTGGTGGATGGAAAAGATGCGAACTCA GATAACCCACACCTCGACCTACATTTTGAAACCATCTGCAGCTGGGAAGCCAGTAGCACTGCTGCCAAGTATGCTTTTGTAAGAAGCTTACGAAAAGTGAATAAAGTCTACCTGCAAAAGGATATTCAATTTCTGAACTTTGACAGCGATTTTATCCAAGATATGAATTTCTTTGGTGTACCGGAGGACACAATGTTGGTGGTACAACTGTGCTTACAAGCCTTCAACTGCATCTGTCTTCTGGGTTCTTTGTAG